One Fusobacterium nucleatum genomic window carries:
- a CDS encoding V-type ATP synthase subunit K codes for MENIMTIFQQYGGVVFGVLGAALAVLLSGIGSARGVGIAGQAAAGLVIDEPEKFGKAMVLQLLPGTQGLYGFVIGLFIMFRLSPEMTIAEGLYLLMAGLPVGFVGLRSALYQGQVAVAGINILAKNETHQTKGIILAVMVETYAILAFAMSFLLLNQVKF; via the coding sequence ATGGAAAATATAATGACAATATTTCAACAATATGGTGGAGTAGTATTTGGAGTTTTAGGTGCAGCACTTGCAGTTTTATTATCTGGTATTGGTTCAGCAAGAGGAGTTGGAATTGCAGGACAAGCAGCAGCAGGCTTAGTTATTGATGAACCTGAAAAGTTTGGTAAAGCTATGGTACTTCAACTTTTACCAGGAACACAAGGACTTTATGGTTTTGTAATTGGACTATTTATTATGTTTAGACTTTCACCTGAAATGACAATAGCAGAAGGTTTGTATTTGTTAATGGCAGGACTTCCAGTTGGTTTTGTTGGATTGAGATCAGCTCTATATCAAGGGCAAGTTGCAGTAGCAGGAATCAATATTTTGGCTAAAAATGAAACTCATCAAACAAAAGGAATAATACTTGCAGTAATGGTGGAAACTTACGCAATATTAGCATTTGCTATGTCTTTCCTATTACTAAATCAAGTAAAATTTTAA
- a CDS encoding V-type ATP synthase subunit C, with protein sequence MDRELFIQPSVRIRNLEKKLLTKSQFERLYEADDLQDSIRHLNETVYSEDLAKIDRAENFEVALSNSLNRTYNEALSLCPVKELVDVLTYRFAFHNIKVAVKEKILQEDFEHIYSKVHYEDLDNLRKQFETEKGEKGTWYEDTVIQAYKTFEETKDPEKIEFFIDKRYFEKVLEISKKFGLDLVEEYFRAMIDFVNIRTFIRCKRQEQDISVLKEALIQGGYIDTDDISSYFYKEIQDLVNAYKNTKIGKSLFLGLKGYNETGRLLLFEKHMENYLTNLLKERVKRMPYGPEIIFAYVHAKEIEIKNLRIALVGRANGLSPDFIKERLRETYV encoded by the coding sequence ATGGATAGAGAATTATTTATTCAGCCAAGTGTTAGAATAAGAAATCTTGAAAAAAAACTCTTAACAAAAAGTCAATTTGAGAGATTATATGAAGCAGATGATTTACAAGATTCAATAAGACACTTAAATGAAACTGTATATTCAGAAGACTTAGCAAAAATAGATAGGGCAGAAAATTTTGAAGTAGCTCTTTCCAATTCATTGAACAGAACTTATAATGAGGCTTTATCCCTTTGTCCAGTTAAAGAGCTTGTAGATGTTTTAACTTATAGATTTGCCTTTCATAATATAAAAGTTGCAGTTAAAGAAAAAATTTTACAAGAAGATTTTGAACATATTTATTCAAAAGTTCATTATGAGGACTTAGACAATCTAAGAAAACAGTTTGAAACAGAAAAAGGAGAAAAAGGCACTTGGTATGAAGATACTGTAATTCAAGCATATAAGACTTTTGAAGAAACAAAAGACCCAGAAAAAATAGAATTTTTTATAGATAAAAGATATTTTGAAAAAGTCTTAGAAATTTCTAAAAAGTTTGGACTTGATTTAGTGGAAGAATATTTTAGAGCTATGATAGATTTTGTAAATATTAGAACCTTTATTCGTTGTAAAAGACAAGAGCAAGATATATCTGTTTTGAAGGAAGCATTGATTCAAGGTGGATATATAGATACGGATGATATTTCAAGTTATTTCTATAAGGAAATACAAGATTTAGTTAATGCTTATAAGAATACTAAAATAGGAAAGAGCTTATTTTTGGGTTTAAAGGGTTACAATGAAACTGGAAGATTGTTGTTATTTGAAAAACATATGGAGAATTATTTAACTAATCTTTTAAAAGAAAGAGTAAAGAGAATGCCTTATGGACCAGAGATTATTTTTGCCTATGTACATGCAAAAGAAATTGAAATTAAAAATTTAAGAATAGCTTTGGTTGGTAGAGCTAATGGACTTTCACCAGATTTCATAAAAGAAAGGTTGCGTGAAACTTATGTATAA
- a CDS encoding V-type ATP synthase subunit D has translation MAKLKVNPTRMALSELKKRLVIARRGHKLLKDKQDELMRQFINLIKENKKLRVEVEKELSDSFKSFLLASATMSPLFLESAISFPKAKVALEMKLKNIMSVNVPEMKFVKEEVEGGIFPYGFVQTSAELDDTVIKLQKVLDNLLSLAEIEKSCQLMADEIEKTRRRVNALEYSTIPNLEETVKDIRMKLDENERATITRLMKVKQMLQKNA, from the coding sequence ATGGCTAAGCTAAAAGTAAATCCTACTAGAATGGCTCTTTCTGAATTGAAAAAAAGGCTTGTAATAGCAAGAAGAGGACATAAACTTTTAAAAGATAAGCAAGATGAATTGATGAGACAGTTTATAAATCTTATTAAAGAAAATAAAAAACTTCGTGTAGAAGTTGAAAAAGAGCTTTCAGACTCTTTTAAATCTTTTCTTCTTGCTAGTGCTACAATGAGTCCATTATTTTTGGAAAGTGCTATATCATTTCCTAAAGCAAAAGTAGCATTGGAAATGAAATTAAAAAATATAATGAGTGTCAATGTTCCTGAAATGAAATTTGTTAAAGAAGAAGTTGAAGGAGGTATATTTCCCTATGGTTTTGTTCAAACCTCAGCAGAATTAGATGACACTGTTATAAAATTACAGAAAGTCTTAGATAATCTTTTATCTCTTGCAGAAATAGAAAAATCTTGTCAACTTATGGCAGATGAAATTGAAAAGACAAGAAGAAGAGTTAATGCTCTTGAGTATAGTACAATTCCTAATCTTGAAGAAACAGTAAAAGATATTAGAATGAAATTGGATGAGAATGAAAGAGCAACTATAACAAGACTTATGAAAGTAAAACAAATGTTACAAAAAAATGCTTAA
- a CDS encoding ATP-binding protein: MKRIPIGLSDFKELIEEDFYYFDKTKFIDEVIKDGAKVKLFTRPRRFGKTLNMSMLKYFFDIKEAEENRKLFKGLYIEKTESYKEQGQYPVIFLSLKDLKARTWKEMQEKIVVTLSDFFSEYQYILEELNENDTNKFKKVLTGEANLSNLGTILKFLTKILYEKYNKKVIVLIDEYDSPLVSAYINGYYENAKDFFKTFYSSVLKDNNYLQMGVLTGIIRVIKAGIFSDLNNLRTYTILSDVYTDSYGLTEEEVEKSLKDYGIEAEISKVKDWYDGYKFGDSEVYNPWSILNFLQDKKRAYWVDTSGNDLINDVLKQITKDTIRALERLFDGEGLRQNISGTSDLSKLLNENELWELLLFSGYLTIEEKIDQKNYILRLPNKEVKELFKDSFLEKYFGRGNKLSDLMEALIENRIEDYEENLQEILLTSVSYNDTKKGNEAFYHGLIMGMGLYLEGEYITKSNIESGLGRYDFLIEPKNKSKRAFIMEFKSTDSVEKLEEISKEALKQIEDKKYDISLKQNGIKEITYIGIAFCGKEIKISYK, from the coding sequence ATGAAGAGAATACCAATAGGGTTAAGTGATTTTAAAGAATTAATAGAAGAAGATTTTTATTATTTTGATAAAACAAAATTTATAGATGAAGTAATTAAAGATGGAGCAAAAGTAAAATTATTTACTAGACCTAGAAGATTTGGAAAGACATTAAATATGTCTATGTTAAAATATTTCTTTGATATAAAAGAAGCAGAAGAAAATAGAAAGCTATTTAAAGGATTGTATATAGAAAAAACAGAATCTTATAAAGAGCAGGGACAGTATCCAGTAATATTTTTATCATTAAAAGATTTAAAAGCAAGAACTTGGAAAGAAATGCAAGAAAAAATAGTTGTTACACTTTCTGACTTTTTTTCTGAATATCAATATATTTTAGAAGAATTAAATGAAAATGATACTAATAAATTTAAAAAAGTTCTTACAGGGGAAGCTAACTTATCTAATTTAGGAACAATATTAAAATTCCTAACAAAAATATTATATGAAAAATATAATAAAAAAGTAATAGTATTGATAGATGAATATGATAGCCCATTGGTATCAGCCTATATAAATGGATATTATGAAAATGCAAAGGATTTTTTTAAAACTTTTTATAGTTCAGTTCTAAAAGACAATAACTATCTACAAATGGGAGTTTTAACTGGAATAATAAGAGTAATAAAGGCAGGAATATTTTCAGATTTAAATAATTTAAGAACTTATACAATATTAAGTGATGTCTATACAGATAGTTATGGATTGACAGAAGAAGAGGTAGAGAAAAGTCTTAAAGATTATGGAATAGAAGCAGAAATATCAAAAGTAAAAGATTGGTATGATGGATATAAATTTGGAGATAGTGAAGTATATAATCCTTGGAGTATATTGAATTTTTTACAAGATAAAAAAAGAGCTTATTGGGTAGATACATCAGGGAATGATTTAATAAATGATGTATTAAAGCAAATAACAAAGGATACAATAAGAGCCTTAGAAAGATTATTTGATGGAGAAGGATTAAGACAGAATATATCAGGGACATCAGATTTATCAAAGCTATTAAATGAAAATGAATTATGGGAATTATTGTTATTTAGTGGTTATTTAACAATAGAAGAAAAAATAGATCAAAAGAATTATATATTAAGATTACCAAATAAAGAAGTAAAAGAACTTTTTAAAGATAGCTTTTTAGAAAAATATTTTGGAAGAGGAAATAAGTTATCAGATTTAATGGAAGCTTTAATAGAAAATAGAATAGAAGATTACGAAGAAAATCTACAAGAAATATTATTAACATCAGTAAGTTATAATGATACAAAAAAAGGAAATGAAGCATTCTATCATGGATTAATAATGGGAATGGGCTTATATTTAGAAGGAGAGTATATAACAAAATCCAATATAGAAAGTGGTTTAGGAAGATATGATTTTTTAATAGAACCAAAGAATAAAAGTAAAAGAGCTTTTATAATGGAATTTAAGTCAACAGATAGTGTAGAAAAGTTAGAAGAAATATCAAAAGAAGCTTTAAAACAAATAGAAGATAAAAAATATGATATATCATTGAAACAAAATGGGATAAAGGAGATAACATATATAGGTATAGCATTTTGTGGAAAAGAAATAAAAATTAGCTATAAATAG
- a CDS encoding diaminopimelate epimerase, with translation MDKKVQVLDFIKINPAGNITILIDNFDIYDKNIPKLSEEIMKETNLYAEQVGFIKDSHLQMMGGEFCGNASRAFASLLAFRDKDFSKQKNYNITCSGESSVLDVDVRENEAKNKFLAKIKMPKFVSLEEVNIDEYKLGLVRFLGINHFIFNIKENREATFEKIIDLVKKYLSNEDYSAFGIMFFDRDNLSMKPYVYVKEVGSGVYENSCASGTTAMGYYLKKYKNLDRAKIVQPNGWLEYIIENDEIYIDGPVEIVAEGKVYI, from the coding sequence ATGGATAAAAAAGTGCAAGTTTTAGATTTTATTAAAATTAATCCCGCTGGAAACATTACAATACTTATAGATAATTTTGATATTTATGATAAAAATATTCCAAAATTATCAGAAGAAATTATGAAAGAAACAAATCTCTATGCAGAACAAGTTGGATTTATTAAAGATAGTCATCTTCAAATGATGGGTGGAGAATTTTGTGGAAATGCAAGTAGGGCTTTTGCAAGTCTTTTAGCTTTTAGAGATAAAGACTTTTCTAAACAAAAAAATTATAATATAACTTGTTCAGGTGAGAGTTCAGTTTTAGATGTAGATGTAAGAGAAAATGAAGCCAAAAATAAGTTTTTAGCAAAAATTAAAATGCCTAAGTTTGTAAGTCTTGAAGAAGTTAATATAGATGAATATAAGTTAGGACTTGTAAGATTTTTAGGAATAAATCACTTTATCTTTAATATTAAAGAAAATAGAGAAGCTACTTTTGAAAAAATTATAGATTTAGTTAAAAAATATCTATCTAATGAAGATTATTCAGCTTTTGGAATAATGTTCTTTGATAGAGATAACTTATCAATGAAACCTTATGTTTATGTAAAAGAAGTTGGAAGTGGAGTATACGAAAATAGTTGTGCTTCTGGAACAACTGCAATGGGCTATTATTTAAAGAAATATAAAAACTTAGATAGAGCTAAGATTGTTCAACCTAATGGTTGGTTAGAATATATTATTGAAAATGATGAAATCTATATAGATGGACCTGTTGAAATTGTTGCTGAGGGAAAGGTATACATATAA
- a CDS encoding V-type ATP synthase subunit B — protein sequence MLKEYRSVQEVVGPLMIVEGVEGIKYEELVEIQTQTGEKRRGRVLEIDGDRAMIQLFEGSAGINLKDTTVRFLGKPLELGVSEDMIGRIFDGLGNPIDKGPKIISEKKVDINGSPINPVSRDYPSEFIQTGISTIDGLNTLVRGQKLPIFSGSGLPHNNVAAQIARQAKVLGDDAKFAVVFGAMGITFEEAQFFIDDFTKTGAIDRAVLFINLANDPAIERISTPRMALTCAEYLAFEKGMHVLVILTDLTNYAEALREVSAARKEVPGRRGYPGYLYTDLSQIYERAGKIKGKPGSITQIPILTMPEDDITHPIPDLTGYITEGQIILSRELYKSGIQPPIFVIPSLSRLKDKGIGKGKTREDHADTMNQIYAGYASGREARELAVILGDSALSDADKAFAKFAENFDKEYVNQGYETNRSIEETLNLGWKLLKVIPRSELKRIRVEYLDKYLADKD from the coding sequence ATGCTTAAAGAATATAGATCAGTACAAGAAGTAGTAGGACCTTTGATGATAGTTGAAGGAGTAGAAGGAATTAAATATGAAGAACTTGTAGAAATTCAAACTCAAACAGGAGAAAAAAGACGTGGACGTGTTCTTGAAATAGATGGAGATAGAGCAATGATACAACTTTTTGAAGGTTCTGCTGGAATAAATCTTAAAGATACAACAGTTAGATTCTTAGGAAAACCACTTGAACTAGGAGTTTCTGAAGATATGATAGGTCGTATTTTTGATGGATTAGGAAATCCTATTGATAAAGGACCAAAAATTATTTCTGAAAAAAAAGTGGATATAAATGGTTCACCAATAAACCCTGTTTCAAGAGATTATCCATCAGAATTTATTCAAACAGGAATCTCAACTATTGATGGACTTAATACCTTAGTTAGAGGACAAAAATTACCAATATTCTCTGGTTCAGGACTTCCTCATAATAATGTTGCAGCACAGATAGCCAGACAAGCTAAAGTGCTTGGAGATGATGCAAAGTTTGCTGTTGTATTTGGAGCAATGGGAATTACTTTTGAAGAAGCACAATTTTTTATAGATGACTTTACAAAAACAGGAGCTATTGATAGGGCAGTTTTATTTATAAATCTTGCTAATGACCCTGCTATTGAAAGAATTTCAACTCCAAGAATGGCACTTACTTGTGCAGAATATCTTGCTTTTGAAAAAGGGATGCATGTTTTAGTTATCTTAACTGATTTAACTAACTATGCAGAGGCTCTTCGTGAAGTTTCAGCAGCTAGAAAAGAAGTTCCAGGAAGAAGAGGATATCCAGGATATCTATATACTGACCTTTCACAAATTTATGAAAGAGCAGGAAAGATAAAAGGGAAACCTGGTTCAATTACTCAAATTCCAATTTTAACTATGCCAGAAGATGATATAACTCACCCAATTCCTGACCTTACAGGATATATCACAGAAGGGCAAATAATTCTTTCAAGAGAACTATATAAAAGTGGTATTCAACCACCTATCTTTGTAATTCCATCTCTATCAAGATTGAAAGATAAAGGAATAGGTAAAGGAAAAACAAGAGAAGACCATGCAGATACAATGAACCAAATTTATGCTGGTTATGCTTCTGGAAGAGAAGCAAGAGAACTTGCAGTAATTCTTGGAGATTCTGCTTTATCTGATGCAGATAAAGCCTTTGCAAAGTTTGCAGAAAATTTTGATAAGGAATATGTAAATCAAGGTTATGAAACAAATAGAAGTATAGAAGAAACCTTGAATTTAGGATGGAAACTTTTAAAAGTTATTCCTCGTTCAGAATTGAAGAGAATAAGAGTTGAATACTTAGATAAATATTTAGCAGATAAAGACTAG
- a CDS encoding V-type ATP synthase subunit A: MKEGRIIKVSGPLVVAEGMEEANVYDVVEVSDNKLIGEIIEMRGDKASIQVYEETTGIGPGDVVVTTGSPLSIELGPGMLEQMFDGIQRPLLKIQEVVGDFLLKGVSVPALDREKKWQFTPTVQVGDEVEPGKVIGTVQETEIVLHKIMVPNGVYGKIIDIKEGEFTVERTICSIETENGVRELNMIQKWPVRKGRPYLRKLNPVKPLITGQRIIDTFFAVTKGGTAAIPGPFGSGKTVIQHQLAKWADAEVVVYVGCGERGNEMTDVLMEFPEIIDPKTGQSLMKRTVLIANTSNMPVAAREASIYTGITIAEYFRDMGYSVALMADSTSRWAEALREMSGRLEEMPGDEGYPAYLSSRIAEFYERAGLVECLGNGEEGALTVIGAVSPPGGDISEPVSQSTLRIAKVFWGLDYALSYRRHFPAINWLNSYSLYQAKMDKYKEEEVDRDFPKFRIEAMALLQEEAKLQEIVRLVGRDSLSEFDQLKLEITKSLREDFLQQNAFHEVDTYCSLPKQFKMLKLILSFYDEAQRGLKEGVYLNEILALPAREKITRAKNINEKELDSFDKIEEEVKEAVSKLIAEGGKPNA, from the coding sequence TTGAAAGAAGGTAGAATTATTAAGGTTTCAGGTCCTTTAGTTGTAGCTGAGGGAATGGAAGAAGCTAATGTATATGATGTTGTAGAAGTTTCAGATAATAAGCTCATTGGTGAAATCATAGAAATGAGAGGAGATAAAGCCTCTATACAAGTATATGAAGAAACAACAGGGATAGGGCCAGGAGATGTTGTTGTTACAACTGGAAGTCCACTTTCCATTGAGCTTGGACCTGGTATGTTAGAGCAAATGTTTGATGGTATACAAAGACCTCTTTTGAAAATTCAAGAAGTAGTTGGAGATTTCTTGTTAAAAGGTGTTAGTGTACCAGCACTTGATAGAGAAAAAAAATGGCAATTTACGCCGACTGTACAAGTTGGAGATGAAGTAGAGCCTGGAAAAGTTATAGGAACTGTACAAGAAACAGAAATTGTTTTACATAAGATAATGGTTCCTAATGGAGTCTATGGAAAAATAATAGATATTAAAGAAGGAGAATTTACAGTAGAAAGAACTATCTGTTCAATAGAAACAGAAAATGGTGTGAGAGAATTAAATATGATACAAAAGTGGCCTGTCAGAAAAGGTAGACCATATTTAAGAAAACTAAATCCTGTAAAGCCTTTGATAACAGGACAAAGAATTATAGATACTTTCTTTGCTGTTACTAAGGGAGGAACTGCTGCAATTCCAGGACCATTTGGTTCTGGTAAAACTGTAATACAACACCAACTTGCTAAATGGGCAGATGCAGAAGTGGTTGTTTATGTTGGTTGTGGGGAACGTGGAAATGAAATGACAGATGTACTTATGGAATTCCCAGAAATTATTGACCCTAAGACAGGACAATCTTTAATGAAGAGAACAGTTCTTATAGCTAATACTTCTAATATGCCAGTTGCTGCTCGTGAGGCTTCAATCTATACTGGTATAACTATTGCAGAATATTTTAGAGATATGGGCTATTCAGTAGCACTTATGGCAGATTCAACAAGTCGTTGGGCAGAAGCACTTCGTGAAATGTCAGGACGTTTGGAAGAAATGCCAGGTGATGAAGGATATCCAGCATATCTATCAAGTAGAATAGCAGAATTTTATGAAAGAGCAGGGCTTGTTGAATGTTTGGGTAATGGAGAAGAAGGAGCATTAACTGTAATTGGAGCAGTATCTCCACCAGGAGGAGATATTTCAGAGCCAGTTTCTCAATCAACATTGAGAATTGCAAAAGTTTTCTGGGGACTTGACTATGCTTTATCATATAGAAGACACTTTCCAGCTATAAACTGGTTAAATTCTTATTCACTTTATCAAGCAAAGATGGATAAATATAAGGAAGAAGAAGTTGATAGAGATTTTCCAAAATTTAGAATAGAAGCTATGGCACTTTTACAAGAAGAAGCTAAATTACAAGAAATTGTAAGACTTGTTGGTAGAGATTCACTTTCTGAATTTGACCAATTAAAATTAGAAATTACAAAATCTCTTCGTGAAGATTTTTTACAACAAAATGCCTTTCATGAAGTAGATACTTATTGTTCTTTGCCAAAACAATTTAAAATGTTAAAATTAATTTTATCATTCTATGATGAAGCTCAAAGAGGGTTAAAAGAAGGAGTTTATTTGAATGAAATTTTAGCTCTTCCAGCTCGTGAAAAGATAACAAGAGCAAAAAATATAAATGAAAAAGAGCTAGATAGTTTTGATAAAATAGAAGAAGAAGTAAAAGAAGCAGTATCAAAATTAATAGCAGAAGGAGGTAAACCTAATGCTTAA
- a CDS encoding V-type ATP synthase subunit F encodes MYKIAVIGDKDSVLAFKILGVDVFITLDAQETRKTIDRIAKENYGIIFVTEQLAKDIPETIKRYNSEVIPAIILIPSNKGSLNIGLENIDKNVEKAIGSNIL; translated from the coding sequence ATGTATAAGATAGCTGTAATAGGAGATAAAGATTCTGTCTTAGCTTTTAAAATTCTTGGTGTGGATGTCTTTATAACATTAGATGCACAGGAAACAAGAAAGACTATTGATAGAATAGCAAAAGAAAATTATGGAATTATCTTTGTTACAGAGCAACTTGCAAAAGATATTCCAGAAACAATAAAGAGATATAACAGTGAGGTAATACCTGCTATTATATTGATACCTAGCAATAAAGGAAGTTTAAATATAGGTTTGGAGAATATAGATAAAAATGTAGAAAAAGCTATTGGTTCAAATATATTGTAG
- a CDS encoding aminodeoxychorismate/anthranilate synthase component II: MFLMIDNYDSFVYNLVSYFLEENIEMEIIRNDLVDLKYIEDLIEKGKLEGIIISPGPKSPKDCGLCNEIVKQFYKKVPIFGVCLGHQIIGHVFGAEVKKGKSPVHGKVHKIKNRGENIFKNLPKEFNVTRYHSLVVEKEKLLNDFNIEAETEDRVLMALSSKNYPLYSVQFHPEAVLTEYGHEMIRNFLDLAEEWRDKNGNRS; the protein is encoded by the coding sequence ATGTTTCTAATGATAGATAACTATGACTCATTTGTATATAATCTTGTGAGTTATTTTTTAGAAGAAAATATAGAAATGGAAATTATTCGTAATGATTTAGTTGATTTGAAGTACATTGAAGATTTAATAGAAAAAGGTAAATTAGAAGGGATAATAATTTCCCCAGGACCAAAAAGTCCAAAAGATTGTGGACTTTGTAATGAAATAGTTAAGCAATTCTATAAGAAAGTACCTATATTTGGTGTGTGTTTAGGGCATCAAATAATAGGGCATGTTTTTGGTGCAGAAGTAAAAAAAGGGAAGAGTCCAGTTCATGGTAAAGTTCATAAGATAAAAAATAGAGGAGAAAATATTTTTAAAAATCTTCCTAAAGAATTTAATGTAACAAGATATCATTCTTTGGTTGTAGAAAAAGAAAAATTACTTAATGATTTTAATATTGAAGCTGAAACAGAAGATAGAGTACTTATGGCTCTTTCAAGTAAGAACTATCCTTTATACAGTGTGCAATTTCACCCAGAGGCAGTTTTAACTGAGTACGGACATGAAATGATTAGAAATTTTTTAGATTTAGCTGAGGAATGGAGAGATAAAAATGGAAATAGAAGTTAA
- a CDS encoding V-type ATP synthase subunit E, which translates to MSNLDNLVAEILQQAKKEANRILTKAKAENLEFTEKENKKIQREVDVIEQKSKEEAISLKERILSNANLKSRDMILQAKEELVDRVLEKALERLKNIDKDSYLDFIENTLKNLNVSKNTEIILTKKMKEILGDEIFGYKVSDDVVESGCSIKDGNLIYNNEFSNLLEFNKEDLEKEILKKIFG; encoded by the coding sequence ATGTCCAATTTAGATAATCTTGTTGCTGAAATTTTGCAACAAGCCAAGAAAGAAGCAAATAGAATTTTAACAAAAGCAAAGGCTGAAAATCTTGAGTTTACTGAAAAAGAAAATAAGAAAATTCAAAGAGAAGTTGATGTTATAGAACAAAAATCAAAAGAGGAAGCTATATCTCTAAAAGAGAGGATTTTATCCAATGCCAATTTAAAATCAAGGGATATGATACTTCAAGCAAAAGAAGAACTGGTTGACAGGGTATTAGAAAAAGCCTTAGAAAGACTTAAAAATATTGATAAGGATAGTTATTTAGATTTTATTGAGAATACTTTAAAAAATTTAAATGTATCTAAAAATACAGAGATAATATTAACAAAGAAAATGAAAGAGATACTTGGAGATGAAATATTTGGTTATAAGGTTTCAGATGATGTTGTTGAGTCAGGTTGTAGTATAAAAGATGGGAATCTTATATATAACAATGAATTTTCAAATCTTTTAGAATTTAATAAGGAAGATTTAGAAAAAGAAATTTTAAAGAAAATTTTTGGATAG